In Cicer arietinum cultivar CDC Frontier isolate Library 1 chromosome 1, Cicar.CDCFrontier_v2.0, whole genome shotgun sequence, one DNA window encodes the following:
- the LOC140918993 gene encoding uncharacterized protein: MEEILSVGRKKMKFLLTTLKVVYVLNTTRPPEKEVETLAETRERQKWDNDDYICMGHILNGMSDSLFDIYQSSISAKELWEKLESRYMQEDATSKKFLVSQFNNYKMVDSKSVMEQMHEIERILNNYKQHNMHMDETIIVSSIIDKLPPSWKDFKKSMKHKKKDISLEQLGNHLRLEEEFLKKKNKEKNSSATKDNLVAVISELNMIEDVESWWIDSGATCHVCKNKELFKTIDEEYGSILYMGNASTVQVKGKGTVEIEFTSGKVLTLKDVFYVPDVRKNLIFVPLLNKAIVKVPEPKRKKLGERGIESVFLGYAENSKAYRFMVVESNDSYPINTVIESRDAIFQENRFNSIPHPKETLCSSVQSLENNVSNNDTLTCSEPRRSKRAKKGKDYGLDFFMFLVEGTNDSNNSYGPIWYNLESDPNTYEKAIKSQDSSFWKEAIQEEMDSIIGNKTWKLVDLPPGSKPIVLEGYTDANWVTYVEDHASTSGWIFNLGGGAVSWGSKKQTCIVDSTMAAEFIALDAVFVRTEKNLADPSTKGLTMDMVLKTSLGMGLKPISN; encoded by the exons ATGGAGGAAATTTTATCCGTTGGCagaaaaaagatgaaatttctCCTTACAACTTTGAAGGTGGTGTATGTTCTTAACACCACAAGACCGCCGGAGAAGGAAGTGGAAACATTAGCAGAAACAAGAGAAAGGCAGAAGTGGGACAATGATGACTATATATGCATGGGCCATATTCTCAACGGAATGTCTGACTCCTTGTTCGATATATATCAAAGTAGCATATCTGCAAAGGAACTATGGGAGAAATTAGAGTCAAGATACATGCAAGAAGACGCTACAAGTAAGAAGTTTcttgtttctcaatttaataattataaaatggttgATAGTAAATCAGTAATGGAACAAATGCATGAAATTGAACGTATTCTTAATAACTACAAACAACATAACATGCACATGGATGAAACCATTATTGTATCCTCCATAATAGACAAACTTCCACCTTCTTggaaagatttcaaaaaatctATGAAACATAAGAAAAAGGACATATCACTTGAGCAATTGGGTAATCACCTTCGTTTAGAAGAAGA GTTCttgaaaaagaagaacaaagaGAAGAATTCAAGTGCAACAAAAGATAATCTTGTTGCTGTCATTtctgaactcaacatgattgaagatgttgaatCTTGGTGGATAGACTCTGGTGCTACCTGCCATGTGTGCAAAAACAAAGAACTATTTAAGACCATTGATGAAGAATATGGAAGTATTTTGTACATGGGGAATGCCTCAACTGTCCAAgtcaaaggaaaaggaacaGTGGAGATTGAATTCACTTCTGGAAAAGTACTTactcttaaagatgtattttatgttcCTGATGTTAGGAAGAACTTGATTTTTGTACCTTTACTTAATAA AGCAATTGTTAAGGTTCCtgaaccaaaaagaaagaaattgggaGAAAGAGGAATTGAAAGTGTATTTCTGGGCTATGCTGAAAATAGCAAGGCCTATAGATTCATGGTTGTTGAATCTAATGACTCATATCCTATTAACACAGTGATTGAGTCAAgagatgcaatttttcaagaaaatagatttaactcAATTCCACATCCCAAGGAAACTTTATGTTCTAGTGTACAAAGCCTAGAAAATAATGTATCTAATAATGATACTCTGACATGTTCAGAACCCAGAAGAAGTAAAAGAGCCAAAAAAGGAAAAGATTATGGCCTAGACTTCTTTATGTTCCTTGTAGAAGGTACAAATGATTCCAATAACAGTTATGGACCAATTTGGTACAATTTAGAGAGTGACCCAAACACATATGAAAAGGCAATAAAGTCTCAAGACTCTTCCTTTTGGAAAGAAGCCATCCAAGAGGAAATGGACTCAATCATAGGGAATAAAACTTGGAAATTGGTAGACCTCCCACCTGGatccaaaccaatag TTTTGGAAGGATATACAGATGCCAATTGGGTAACTTATGTTGAGGATCATGCTTCCACAAGTGGATGGATCTTCAACCTTGGTGGAGGTGCAGTTTCTTGgggatcaaagaaacaaacttgcattGTCGACTCCACCATGGCTGCAGAATTTATTGCCCTAGATGCAG TGTTTGTAAGAACTGAAAAGAATCTTGCAGATCCTTCGACGAAAGGTCTGACAATGGACATGGTGTTGAAGACATCATTGGGAATGGGACTCAAGcccatatctaattaa